A single Symbiobacterium thermophilum IAM 14863 DNA region contains:
- a CDS encoding DUF4342 domain-containing protein, with amino-acid sequence MEEREKLEKMDLLRNRFKISYARAREVLEQNGWDAVAAAVQLEEEQTPSGFFTEELKVSGRDLVETLKRILHEGNVNRIIVRDPKGYEILNLPVGGAVVFALVLPMLTALSAVVILALDYTVVVERSS; translated from the coding sequence ATGGAAGAACGGGAGAAGCTGGAGAAGATGGACCTCCTGCGCAACCGCTTCAAGATCTCTTACGCCCGGGCCCGGGAGGTGCTGGAGCAGAACGGCTGGGACGCGGTGGCCGCCGCGGTCCAGCTGGAGGAGGAGCAGACGCCGTCGGGCTTCTTCACCGAGGAGCTGAAGGTGAGCGGCCGGGACCTGGTGGAGACGCTGAAGCGGATTCTGCACGAGGGCAACGTCAACCGGATCATCGTGCGGGACCCCAAGGGCTATGAGATCCTCAACCTGCCCGTGGGCGGCGCCGTGGTCTTCGCCCTGGTGCTGCCGATGCTCACCGCTCTCAGCGCGGTCGTCATCCTGGCCCTGGACTACACGGTCGTGGTCGAGCGGAGTTCCTAG
- a CDS encoding Rne/Rng family ribonuclease produces the protein MRKEILLTVDIDQTRAAVLEDGELVELYIEQPVHERIVGNIYKGKVENVLPGMQAAFVNIGLERNAFLYVDDAQPGRAPLEGETPLPRSGRRPTIGELVRTGQDILVQVAKEPIGTKGARVTRNITLPGRFLVLMPHVDYVGVSRRITDERERDRLKQIAHAVKPDGMGLIVRTVAEGASEEELAHDAAFLERHWQQIAARARTARAPSLVHHDQGLIHRLVRDGLDDSVSLFLVDQRSAYDTALAVVELHAPQLKDRVKLYTRSDQTLFDYYGVEMEIEKALRRRVWLRSGGYIIIDQTEALTAIDVNTGKFVGSTNLADTVFRTNLEAAREIARQLRLRDIGGIIIIDFIDMDREDHRQQVIQALEEALRRDRTRANILGLTQLGLLEMTRKKSRQNLSEVLTKPCPACDGRGKVLNEQTMAHRVRAEIRRIMKQSSSEALLMEVHPSVAALVIRPGGANLRALEEELARTIYIRGNSEVSPDSWSLKALGTREEVEAKALPVSAGQVLQLRIEEPHASNAADGIARVDGYVIDVADAGRLVGQVVPVEILKVFRTYAKGRVAPH, from the coding sequence ATGCGCAAGGAGATACTCTTGACGGTCGACATCGACCAGACGCGCGCGGCGGTGCTGGAAGACGGCGAGCTGGTGGAGCTGTACATCGAGCAGCCCGTACATGAACGCATCGTCGGCAACATCTACAAGGGCAAGGTCGAGAACGTGCTGCCCGGCATGCAGGCCGCCTTCGTCAACATCGGCCTGGAGCGCAACGCCTTCCTGTACGTGGACGACGCCCAGCCCGGCCGGGCGCCGCTGGAGGGGGAGACGCCCCTGCCGCGGTCCGGGCGCCGGCCCACCATCGGCGAGCTGGTCAGGACCGGCCAGGACATCCTGGTCCAGGTGGCCAAGGAGCCCATCGGCACCAAGGGGGCGCGGGTCACCCGCAACATCACCCTGCCCGGGCGCTTCCTCGTCCTCATGCCTCACGTGGACTACGTCGGCGTCAGCCGGCGCATCACCGACGAGCGGGAGCGGGACCGGCTGAAGCAGATTGCCCACGCCGTGAAGCCCGACGGGATGGGGCTCATCGTGCGCACGGTGGCGGAGGGCGCCAGCGAGGAGGAACTGGCCCACGACGCCGCTTTCCTCGAGCGCCACTGGCAGCAGATCGCCGCCCGGGCCAGGACGGCCAGGGCGCCGTCCCTGGTCCACCACGACCAGGGGCTCATCCACCGGCTGGTGCGGGACGGGCTGGATGACTCCGTCAGCCTGTTCCTGGTGGACCAGCGGTCCGCCTACGACACCGCCCTCGCGGTGGTGGAGTTGCACGCGCCCCAGCTCAAAGACCGGGTCAAGCTCTACACCCGCAGCGACCAGACCCTCTTCGATTACTACGGCGTCGAGATGGAGATCGAGAAGGCGCTGCGCCGGCGAGTGTGGCTCAGGAGCGGCGGGTACATCATCATCGACCAGACCGAGGCGCTCACCGCCATCGACGTGAACACCGGCAAGTTCGTCGGCTCGACGAACCTGGCCGACACGGTCTTCCGCACGAACCTGGAGGCCGCCCGGGAGATCGCCCGGCAGCTGCGGCTCCGGGACATCGGCGGGATCATCATCATCGACTTCATCGACATGGACCGGGAGGACCACCGGCAGCAGGTGATCCAGGCCCTGGAGGAGGCTTTGAGGCGGGACCGCACCCGAGCCAACATCCTGGGGCTCACCCAGCTCGGCCTGCTCGAGATGACCCGCAAGAAGTCGCGCCAGAACCTGAGCGAGGTGCTCACCAAGCCCTGCCCCGCCTGCGACGGCCGGGGGAAGGTGCTCAACGAGCAGACCATGGCCCACCGGGTGCGGGCCGAGATCCGGCGCATCATGAAGCAGTCGTCCAGCGAAGCCCTGCTGATGGAGGTCCATCCCTCGGTGGCGGCCCTGGTGATCCGCCCCGGCGGGGCCAATCTGCGGGCGTTGGAGGAGGAGCTGGCCCGGACGATCTACATCCGCGGCAACAGCGAGGTTTCCCCCGACTCGTGGAGCCTGAAGGCCCTGGGCACCCGGGAGGAGGTGGAGGCCAAGGCGCTGCCGGTTTCCGCCGGCCAGGTGCTGCAGCTGCGCATCGAGGAGCCCCACGCCTCCAACGCGGCCGACGGCATCGCCAGGGTGGACGGCTACGTCATCGACGTGGCCGATGCCGGCCGCCTGGTGGGCCAGGTGGTGCCGGTGGAGATCCTGAAGGTGTTCCGCACGTACGCGAAAGGGCGCGTTGCCCCGCACTGA
- a CDS encoding glycerol-3-phosphate dehydrogenase/oxidase, translated as MNRTEMIRRLASESFDLLVVGGGITGAGVAREAALRGLKVGLVEASDFAFATSSRSTKLIHGGLRYLKNFEFRLVRESVVERQNLLVMAPHLVKATTFLFPVYEGDPDPLWMLNIGLTLYDWFAGRSNPIPHRMLKPGPLREREPWLRADRLKGGALYADCRTDDGRLTLEVIQSAAAHGAAVANYVRLTAFRKDSRGRIVGATVRDELTGDTFDVRADRVLAAAGPWADAVRQLDDPGAPTLLRLTKGVHLVVPHDRLPIRHAVVMRGRDGRMMFAVPSGNCTYIGTTDTDHHGDPAAYSITRWDVEYVVDAARRLFPEAGLTTDDIIAGWSGFRPLLKPAKEADPSATTRDYKLFHSPSGLVTVAGGKLTAFRAMASHIVDDLFPATRSAAHLAASTAPLPGAQGKLPDGGLKRQLAAEVGGAERLIDLLADRYGAVLAQVAAEAREVAAPDPELRWRLAQARYAVKAEMAMHLVDVVRRRTDLMLFTAHNGRPWLPALAGEMGALLGWSEAQKQAEIAAAEQEIDGMFAWRQEAAAGA; from the coding sequence ATGAACCGTACCGAGATGATCCGGCGCCTGGCCTCGGAATCCTTCGACCTGCTGGTGGTCGGCGGCGGGATCACGGGGGCCGGCGTCGCCCGCGAGGCTGCCCTCCGCGGCCTGAAGGTGGGCCTCGTGGAGGCCAGCGACTTCGCCTTCGCCACCAGCAGCCGCTCCACCAAGCTGATCCACGGCGGCCTGCGCTACCTGAAGAACTTCGAGTTCCGCCTCGTCCGGGAGTCGGTGGTGGAACGGCAGAACCTGCTGGTCATGGCCCCGCACCTGGTCAAGGCCACCACCTTCCTGTTCCCGGTCTACGAGGGCGACCCCGACCCGTTGTGGATGCTCAACATCGGCCTGACCCTCTACGACTGGTTCGCGGGCCGGAGCAACCCGATCCCGCACAGGATGCTGAAGCCCGGTCCGCTCCGGGAGCGGGAGCCGTGGCTCAGGGCCGACCGGCTGAAGGGCGGCGCGCTCTACGCCGACTGCCGCACCGACGACGGCCGGCTGACCCTGGAGGTGATCCAGTCCGCCGCCGCACACGGCGCCGCGGTGGCCAACTACGTCCGGCTGACCGCGTTCCGCAAGGACAGCCGCGGCCGGATCGTGGGGGCGACGGTGCGGGACGAGCTGACCGGCGACACCTTCGACGTCCGGGCGGACCGGGTGCTGGCCGCGGCGGGGCCGTGGGCGGACGCGGTACGCCAACTGGACGACCCCGGCGCTCCGACCCTCCTCCGGCTCACCAAGGGCGTCCACCTGGTGGTGCCCCACGATCGGCTGCCCATCCGGCACGCGGTGGTGATGCGGGGCCGGGACGGCCGCATGATGTTCGCCGTCCCCTCGGGCAACTGCACGTACATCGGTACCACCGACACCGATCACCACGGCGACCCGGCGGCCTACTCGATCACCCGGTGGGACGTGGAGTACGTGGTGGACGCCGCCCGCCGGCTCTTCCCGGAGGCGGGGCTGACCACCGACGACATCATCGCCGGCTGGTCGGGCTTCCGGCCGCTCCTGAAGCCCGCGAAGGAGGCGGATCCCTCGGCGACCACCCGGGACTACAAGCTCTTCCACAGCCCGTCCGGGCTGGTCACGGTGGCTGGCGGCAAGCTGACCGCCTTCCGGGCCATGGCCAGCCACATCGTCGACGACCTCTTCCCGGCCACCCGGAGCGCGGCGCACCTCGCCGCCAGCACGGCGCCCCTGCCCGGCGCGCAGGGGAAACTGCCGGACGGCGGGCTGAAGCGGCAGCTGGCTGCCGAGGTCGGCGGGGCCGAGAGGCTCATTGACCTGCTGGCCGACCGGTACGGCGCGGTCCTGGCCCAGGTGGCCGCCGAGGCCCGGGAGGTCGCGGCGCCCGACCCGGAGCTGCGCTGGCGGCTGGCCCAGGCGCGGTACGCGGTGAAGGCCGAGATGGCCATGCACCTGGTCGACGTGGTCCGGCGGCGCACCGACCTCATGCTCTTCACGGCGCACAACGGGCGGCCCTGGCTGCCCGCGCTGGCCGGCGAGATGGGCGCCCTGCTGGGCTGGAGCGAGGCGCAGAAGCAGGCGGAGATCGCCGCCGCCGAGCAGGAGATCGACGGGATGTTCGCGTGGCGGCAGGAGGCGGCCGCCGGCGCATGA